One Natronolimnobius sp. AArcel1 genomic region harbors:
- a CDS encoding sugar phosphate isomerase/epimerase produces MDCGLTVGDSLDRLDDTIEGFDFAEFTLAEGVDTATIDSDRLESSLEAAHADLCVHLPFKQDVVTPVPEINDAIVASLSRLLEWAGSAGAQKAVLHGTARNPHDTDLRPLFAEQLEAIGEAAADHGVELVVENVGHQKRGLPLTVLGDLARETDTAVCFDVGHAYMEDGNDGVKRFGSGYGDLVSHLHVHDARSRDDTHLPIGAGEIDYNIVSEQFAGFDGTVAVEVFTDDTWLLQNTAERITECLDTE; encoded by the coding sequence TCTCACCGTCGGCGATTCGCTCGACCGACTCGACGACACGATCGAGGGCTTCGATTTCGCGGAGTTCACCCTCGCTGAAGGCGTCGACACTGCTACGATCGACAGCGACCGCCTCGAGTCGTCGCTCGAGGCGGCACACGCCGACCTGTGTGTTCACTTGCCGTTCAAACAGGACGTGGTGACGCCGGTCCCGGAGATCAACGACGCGATCGTTGCCTCACTGTCTCGCCTCCTCGAGTGGGCGGGTTCGGCCGGAGCGCAGAAGGCGGTGCTACACGGAACGGCCCGAAATCCACACGATACCGATCTGCGGCCGCTCTTTGCTGAGCAACTCGAGGCAATTGGAGAGGCGGCAGCCGACCATGGCGTAGAACTCGTTGTCGAGAACGTCGGCCATCAAAAACGCGGGCTGCCACTGACTGTGCTCGGCGATCTCGCCCGTGAGACAGACACAGCAGTCTGTTTCGATGTCGGTCACGCCTATATGGAAGACGGCAACGACGGCGTCAAACGGTTTGGATCGGGCTACGGCGATCTCGTCTCACATTTGCATGTCCACGACGCACGAAGCCGCGACGATACGCATCTCCCAATTGGTGCGGGCGAGATCGACTACAACATCGTTTCCGAGCAGTTTGCCGGATTCGATGGTACCGTCGCCGTCGAGGTGTTTACCGACGATACGTGGCTTCTTCAGAATACGGCTGAGCGAATAACCGAGTGCCTCGACACAGAGTGA
- a CDS encoding pyridoxamine 5'-phosphate oxidase family protein, with protein sequence MTVDELTDYGMERLDDEAIRQFLATHSLGVLGLPTDSTPYLLPLSYGFDGESRLYFVYVTGTDSTKASLSDRADDASFLVYSAETMFHWQSVLITGTIHPLSTTDYEDLTEDQTPTWRPELFETASTDETTDIYTLEIDDWSGLRHSGTPPAYTERSSRDESA encoded by the coding sequence ATGACTGTCGACGAACTCACCGACTATGGGATGGAGCGATTGGATGATGAGGCGATCAGACAGTTCCTCGCGACGCACAGTCTCGGCGTGCTCGGATTGCCGACCGACTCCACACCGTACCTGTTGCCACTGTCGTATGGCTTCGACGGCGAATCGCGACTGTACTTCGTCTACGTCACCGGGACTGACAGTACGAAAGCATCGCTATCGGATCGTGCCGATGACGCTAGCTTCCTCGTCTACAGCGCAGAAACGATGTTTCACTGGCAGAGCGTCCTGATCACCGGGACGATTCACCCGCTCTCGACGACTGACTACGAGGATCTCACCGAGGACCAGACACCAACCTGGCGTCCGGAACTGTTCGAAACGGCCAGCACCGACGAGACGACCGACATCTACACCCTCGAGATTGATGACTGGTCCGGCCTGCGCCACTCGGGCACGCCACCGGCGTACACCGAACGCTCAAGTCGCGACGAGTCCGCGTAA